A window of Microcystis aeruginosa FD4 contains these coding sequences:
- a CDS encoding Tab2/Atab2 family RNA-binding protein, whose product MTIWELDFYSRPVVDENNKKRWEVLICETPATIDRSSDTIFKYASYCPNTTVNSQWLGEAITAAIKEAGVTPKKIRFFRRQMNNMISKACEDIGIPGSPSRRTHALTRWIEERMVNFYPQEVGYDQNLTKTASVNYPPLNAVPLPDAVRGDKADKWAFVTLELSSFHDLKDWDISFGENLPILEMGLDENLKIPGLVIFSPRALPLAGWMSGLEMAYLKLETGSRPLLRLETGASDSWILVNVTNTETLKEAKNFEEAKQKANNLHFLAIQSNPESESFAGFWLLQEGYQEKV is encoded by the coding sequence ATGACTATTTGGGAACTTGATTTTTATTCGCGGCCGGTGGTGGATGAAAATAATAAAAAAAGATGGGAAGTATTAATCTGTGAAACTCCAGCAACAATCGATCGCTCCTCCGATACAATATTTAAATATGCTAGTTATTGTCCTAATACAACGGTTAATTCCCAATGGTTAGGAGAAGCAATTACTGCAGCTATCAAGGAAGCGGGGGTAACTCCCAAAAAAATTCGCTTTTTCCGTCGTCAGATGAATAACATGATTAGCAAAGCTTGCGAGGATATCGGTATTCCCGGTTCCCCTAGTCGTCGCACTCATGCTTTAACTAGATGGATAGAAGAAAGAATGGTTAATTTCTACCCTCAAGAAGTTGGTTATGATCAAAATTTAACTAAAACTGCTTCCGTTAATTATCCCCCTTTAAATGCTGTTCCCCTTCCCGATGCTGTCCGGGGAGATAAGGCAGATAAATGGGCTTTTGTCACGCTAGAATTGTCTTCTTTTCATGATTTAAAAGATTGGGATATTAGCTTCGGAGAAAATTTGCCTATACTAGAGATGGGATTAGATGAAAATCTCAAAATACCCGGTTTAGTTATTTTTTCCCCCCGCGCTTTACCCCTAGCTGGTTGGATGTCAGGGTTAGAAATGGCCTATTTAAAGTTAGAAACTGGTTCCCGTCCTCTGCTACGTTTAGAAACGGGTGCTAGTGATAGCTGGATTCTCGTCAATGTCACTAATACCGAGACTTTAAAGGAAGCCAAAAACTTTGAAGAAGCTAAACAAAAAGCAAATAATCTGCATTTTTTAGCCATTCAATCTAACCCTGAATCGGAATCCTTCGCCGGTTTTTGGCTATTACAAGAAGGATATCAAGAGAAAGTTTAG
- a CDS encoding plasma-membrane proton-efflux P-type ATPase, with protein sequence MTTTTDKPTNDLSKISMRDLMIQLKTSPDGLTTSEAKNRLDSDGYNEIAEKKVSPLLKFLSYFWNPFSWMIEAAVIFSAIVGDWVDFVIIAILLVANGLIGYFEEKTAGDAVAALKAQLALNADAKRDGKFISVPARELVPGDVIRIKIGDVLPADARLLPGDPVKIDQAALTGESLPVDRSSGEQVYSGSGVKKGQAEAIVNGTGSNTFFGRTAKLVASTENVSHFQKSVLKIGDFLIVIALILIAIIVVYRLYNGIVDKQGVEVIRLLKFCLVLTIASVPVALPTVLSVSMSVGAKALADKNAVVTRLAAIEELAGMNMLCSDKTGTLTLNQLSLGDPYTLPGISADDLILTASLASQTSDDDPIDKTILAGLKDATVLDRYQVTHFTPFDPVAKRTEADITTPDGQTFKTSKGAPQVMLDLAYNKEEIEGPVNQIIEDYAKKGYRALGVAKTNPQGQWQFLGIISLFDPPRVDSQLTLQTALKLGVPVKMITGDQVLIAKETARQLGLGNNILDAKIFREVPPNQLGTLDEQILGADGFGQVFPEDKYHIVDVLQKTDHIVGMTGDGVNDAPALKKADAGIAVSGATDAARAAADIVLLTPGLSVIVDAIRLSRQIFERMTSYVLYRIIATIQILVFTTLAILFFNSYPITAIMIVFLAILNDGAIMTIAYDNAKISKVPQAWDMPKVLTIASVLGVVNVIATFLLYYLAGRVWQMTPDRVQTYIFLNIALLGMMTLYSVRVKGPFWSWAPAKPLAIATGISVIISSLLSLFGILIAPIGFVGVAKSWLYALVWLLIIDRVKLALYSIFNRRKADLGNTYQSTWENLKTRS encoded by the coding sequence ATGACCACTACTACCGATAAACCGACAAACGATCTCTCAAAAATCTCCATGCGAGATTTAATGATCCAACTGAAAACATCTCCCGACGGTCTCACCACCAGTGAAGCAAAAAATCGCCTCGATAGCGACGGTTATAACGAGATTGCCGAGAAAAAAGTCAGCCCCCTGCTCAAATTCCTTTCCTACTTTTGGAATCCCTTTTCCTGGATGATCGAAGCGGCGGTAATTTTTTCCGCTATCGTCGGTGATTGGGTGGACTTCGTGATTATCGCCATTCTATTGGTGGCTAACGGTTTGATCGGTTACTTCGAGGAAAAAACCGCCGGGGATGCGGTGGCTGCCCTGAAAGCGCAACTCGCCCTCAATGCCGACGCCAAAAGAGACGGCAAATTTATCTCCGTTCCCGCTAGGGAATTAGTACCAGGAGACGTGATCCGGATCAAGATCGGCGATGTGCTGCCAGCCGATGCTCGACTGCTGCCGGGGGATCCCGTCAAAATCGACCAGGCTGCCCTAACGGGGGAATCCTTACCCGTGGATCGCAGTTCTGGTGAACAAGTGTACTCAGGTTCAGGGGTGAAAAAAGGTCAAGCTGAGGCCATAGTTAACGGGACCGGCAGTAATACCTTTTTCGGTCGTACCGCTAAACTGGTAGCCAGTACCGAAAACGTCAGCCATTTCCAGAAATCAGTCCTCAAAATCGGTGACTTTCTCATCGTCATTGCCCTGATTTTAATCGCTATTATCGTTGTTTACCGTCTCTATAACGGTATTGTCGATAAACAGGGCGTAGAAGTGATCCGCTTGCTGAAATTCTGTCTCGTTCTCACCATTGCTTCTGTTCCCGTCGCCTTGCCCACAGTTCTTTCTGTCAGTATGTCGGTGGGGGCGAAGGCACTAGCGGATAAAAACGCCGTGGTGACACGCTTGGCGGCGATCGAGGAACTAGCGGGCATGAATATGCTCTGTTCCGATAAAACCGGCACTCTCACCCTTAATCAGCTTAGTTTAGGCGATCCCTACACCCTGCCGGGGATCAGTGCCGACGATCTGATCCTCACCGCTTCCCTCGCTTCCCAAACTAGCGATGATGATCCGATCGATAAAACTATTCTCGCCGGTTTAAAAGATGCCACGGTACTCGATCGCTATCAAGTCACCCACTTTACCCCCTTCGATCCCGTCGCTAAACGCACCGAAGCCGATATTACCACCCCCGATGGTCAGACTTTTAAAACCAGTAAGGGCGCACCGCAGGTAATGCTCGATCTAGCCTACAATAAAGAGGAAATCGAGGGGCCAGTCAATCAAATCATCGAAGATTACGCCAAAAAAGGCTATCGCGCCCTAGGAGTGGCCAAAACCAACCCCCAAGGTCAATGGCAATTCTTGGGCATTATCTCCCTATTTGATCCACCACGGGTTGATTCCCAATTAACCCTACAAACCGCCCTAAAATTAGGGGTTCCCGTCAAGATGATCACGGGAGATCAGGTGTTAATCGCTAAGGAAACCGCTCGACAATTGGGTTTAGGTAACAATATCCTCGATGCCAAAATTTTTCGGGAAGTCCCCCCCAATCAGTTAGGAACCCTCGATGAACAGATTCTCGGCGCCGATGGTTTCGGTCAAGTCTTCCCAGAGGACAAATATCATATTGTCGATGTCTTGCAGAAAACCGATCACATTGTCGGTATGACTGGGGATGGGGTCAATGATGCGCCGGCGCTGAAAAAAGCCGATGCGGGGATTGCGGTTTCCGGGGCAACCGATGCAGCCCGGGCAGCGGCCGATATAGTTCTCCTTACCCCCGGTTTATCGGTAATCGTCGATGCAATTAGGTTAAGTCGTCAGATTTTTGAACGGATGACCAGTTATGTTCTCTATCGGATCATCGCCACAATTCAGATTCTCGTTTTTACCACTTTGGCGATTCTGTTCTTTAATTCCTACCCGATTACGGCAATTATGATCGTTTTCTTAGCAATTCTTAACGATGGAGCGATCATGACGATCGCCTACGATAATGCCAAGATCTCGAAAGTACCCCAAGCTTGGGATATGCCGAAAGTTCTCACCATTGCTTCGGTTTTGGGAGTGGTCAACGTCATTGCCACTTTCCTGCTGTACTATCTAGCGGGCCGGGTATGGCAAATGACTCCCGACCGGGTGCAAACCTATATTTTCCTCAATATTGCCCTCTTAGGGATGATGACTCTCTATTCGGTGCGGGTAAAAGGTCCCTTTTGGTCCTGGGCCCCCGCTAAACCTCTAGCGATCGCTACTGGCATCTCGGTCATTATATCTTCGCTGCTCTCGTTGTTCGGAATCCTGATCGCCCCGATCGGTTTTGTGGGAGTGGCAAAAAGCTGGCTCTATGCCCTAGTCTGGTTATTGATTATCGATCGAGTCAAATTGGCTCTCTATTCGATTTTTAATCGTCGCAAGGCAGATTTAGGCAACACCTATCAATCCACTTGGGAGAATTTGAAAACTCGATCATAG
- a CDS encoding DUF3593 domain-containing protein — protein sequence MNKESLFAISLFPYLGFLWLITRSGKMPRLALIGFYVLLIFVFITIPAGIYAKIHYGQELANVDWLHGSAEFFLTLSNILVVLGFRQAILAKKQTENREQ from the coding sequence ATGAATAAAGAGAGTTTATTTGCCATTTCCCTGTTTCCCTATCTGGGGTTTCTGTGGTTAATCACTCGTTCGGGGAAAATGCCCCGTTTAGCCTTAATTGGCTTTTATGTGCTGTTAATCTTCGTTTTTATCACCATTCCTGCCGGTATCTACGCCAAAATCCACTATGGTCAAGAATTAGCTAACGTCGATTGGTTACACGGCAGCGCCGAATTTTTCCTCACCCTCTCCAATATTCTCGTCGTCTTAGGTTTTCGTCAGGCAATTTTAGCCAAAAAGCAAACAGAGAACAGGGAACAGTGA
- a CDS encoding phycobiliprotein lyase, whose translation MTLIQTAQLSLETSALAFFKQTEGRWQSQRRYYTLTQETEPQEVISAIEIKYLPQGSEPLIQLARLHNLEDTTLLGGTEVTWQSNYLRPQSKKPSNGSTIFGILDNILYRDRGFATDKPVSAIYTFPNPSTLCLRTEYAGSVFEEEIKLIGQQYRTRQTIISRAGQELMIGQYLEKRVN comes from the coding sequence ATGACATTAATTCAAACCGCCCAATTATCGCTAGAAACTTCGGCTTTAGCCTTTTTTAAGCAGACAGAAGGACGCTGGCAATCCCAGAGACGTTATTACACCCTCACCCAAGAAACGGAACCCCAAGAAGTTATCAGCGCCATCGAGATTAAATATTTACCCCAAGGCAGCGAACCATTAATTCAACTGGCCCGTTTACATAATCTGGAAGATACAACTTTATTAGGTGGTACGGAAGTGACTTGGCAAAGTAATTATCTCCGTCCCCAGAGTAAAAAACCCTCCAACGGTTCGACTATATTCGGTATTTTAGATAATATTCTCTATCGCGATCGGGGATTTGCGACGGATAAACCCGTTAGTGCCATTTATACCTTTCCTAACCCCTCTACTCTCTGTCTGAGAACAGAATACGCCGGTTCTGTCTTTGAAGAAGAAATTAAACTCATCGGTCAACAATATCGCACCCGACAAACTATTATCTCTCGCGCCGGTCAAGAATTGATGATCGGTCAATATCTAGAAAAACGGGTCAATTAG
- the gshB gene encoding glutathione synthase, which translates to MKLAFIIDPIEYLDPGHDTSVAIMEASQLLGHEVWMTSITALSAIAGKAWAKLTKIELVPVELKDNHWEAVSQWYQRQDTVFTCLENFDFVWMRKDPPVTIAYLYATYLLDLIDPKKTKVINSTRGLRHANEKLYTIHFAQVMPATIVSQDKATIREFVNQKGAAVMKPLGGKAGEGILFLSPEDRNLNSMIEISTKWGQEPVMIQDYLPAAQEGDKRIIVLNGEPIGAVNRIPTGSEFRGNMAVGGRVAKTEITARELEICATLAPKLREDGLYFVGLDVIGGYLTEVNVTSPTGIREIDRLNNVSLGQQVIKWLENHLGSRD; encoded by the coding sequence ATGAAACTAGCCTTTATTATCGATCCGATCGAGTATTTAGATCCGGGCCATGATACCAGTGTAGCTATCATGGAAGCGTCCCAATTATTAGGCCATGAAGTCTGGATGACTTCCATCACTGCTCTCAGTGCGATTGCGGGAAAAGCTTGGGCAAAACTAACTAAAATTGAACTGGTTCCCGTGGAGTTAAAAGATAATCATTGGGAGGCTGTATCTCAATGGTATCAAAGACAAGATACAGTTTTTACCTGTCTAGAAAACTTCGATTTTGTCTGGATGCGAAAAGATCCACCCGTGACAATTGCCTATCTTTATGCCACCTATTTATTAGACCTGATCGACCCCAAAAAAACCAAAGTAATTAACTCAACTAGGGGTTTACGCCATGCCAACGAAAAGTTATATACTATTCACTTTGCTCAGGTAATGCCCGCCACAATTGTTTCCCAAGATAAAGCGACAATTAGGGAATTTGTCAACCAAAAAGGGGCGGCAGTTATGAAACCTTTAGGGGGCAAAGCAGGGGAGGGAATTTTATTTCTTAGTCCCGAAGATCGCAATCTCAATTCAATGATTGAAATTAGCACAAAATGGGGACAAGAACCGGTAATGATTCAAGATTATTTACCAGCTGCCCAAGAAGGAGATAAACGCATTATTGTCCTCAATGGTGAACCGATCGGGGCAGTTAATCGCATTCCCACCGGTTCGGAATTTCGCGGTAATATGGCCGTGGGTGGACGGGTGGCAAAAACAGAAATCACCGCTCGAGAATTAGAAATCTGTGCCACTTTAGCTCCAAAATTACGAGAAGATGGCCTATATTTTGTCGGATTAGATGTGATTGGTGGCTATCTCACGGAAGTTAATGTCACCAGTCCCACCGGCATTCGCGAGATCGATCGATTAAACAATGTTAGTTTAGGTCAACAGGTGATTAAATGGCTAGAAAATCATTTGGGCAGCAGAGATTAG
- the grxC gene encoding glutaredoxin 3, with amino-acid sequence MAAKVEIYTWSSCPFCIRAKALLNKKGVEFTEYCIDGDEEARAKMSDRANGRTSVPQIFINDQHIGGCDDIYALDRSGGLAPLLQN; translated from the coding sequence ATGGCCGCTAAAGTAGAGATCTATACTTGGAGTTCCTGTCCTTTCTGTATCCGCGCTAAAGCATTACTCAACAAAAAAGGGGTGGAGTTTACCGAATATTGTATCGATGGTGATGAAGAAGCGCGAGCCAAAATGTCCGATCGAGCCAATGGTCGCACAAGTGTACCACAGATTTTTATAAACGATCAACACATCGGGGGCTGCGATGACATCTATGCTTTAGATAGAAGTGGTGGTTTAGCTCCCCTGTTGCAGAATTAA
- a CDS encoding NAD(+) kinase encodes MQLKQVIIAHKANHPQSKAWAEKCAKQLEARQCKVLMGPSGFKDNPYPVFLASASEKIDLAIVLGGDGTILAAARYLAQEDIPILAVNVGGHLGFLTEPLEIFQDTETVWERLQSDRYAVQQRMMLTARIYEGDKRNPQPVSEAFYALNEMCVKPASIDRMPTSILEIEVDGEIVDQYQGDGLLVATPTGSTCYTASANGPIIHPGMEAIAVTPICPLSLSSRPIVIPPASLVSIWPLGDYELNTKLWMDGALATSIWPGQWVGVTKAEKFAQFIILRESYSFYQTLQEKLQWAGARIHYDGNRHN; translated from the coding sequence GTGCAGTTAAAACAAGTAATCATTGCCCATAAGGCCAACCATCCCCAAAGTAAAGCATGGGCGGAAAAATGCGCTAAACAGTTAGAAGCCCGTCAGTGTAAAGTTTTAATGGGACCCAGTGGCTTTAAAGATAATCCCTATCCAGTATTTTTAGCCTCAGCATCGGAAAAAATCGACCTTGCCATCGTTTTGGGGGGAGATGGAACCATTTTAGCCGCCGCTCGCTATTTAGCTCAGGAAGACATTCCAATTTTAGCGGTGAATGTCGGCGGCCATCTGGGATTTTTAACGGAACCTTTGGAGATTTTTCAAGATACCGAGACGGTCTGGGAGCGTTTACAATCCGATCGCTATGCGGTACAACAACGGATGATGTTAACGGCCAGAATCTATGAAGGGGATAAAAGAAACCCGCAGCCAGTGAGCGAGGCATTTTATGCCCTAAATGAGATGTGTGTGAAACCCGCTAGTATCGATAGGATGCCCACCTCGATCCTCGAAATCGAAGTGGACGGGGAGATAGTAGATCAGTACCAAGGGGACGGTTTATTAGTGGCTACTCCCACGGGATCCACCTGTTACACCGCTTCCGCTAATGGCCCGATTATACACCCCGGCATGGAAGCGATCGCCGTCACCCCGATTTGTCCCTTGAGTCTCTCCAGTCGGCCGATTGTCATTCCCCCAGCATCTCTGGTCAGTATTTGGCCCCTGGGAGACTACGAATTAAATACTAAACTTTGGATGGATGGTGCTTTAGCCACTTCCATTTGGCCCGGGCAATGGGTGGGAGTTACCAAAGCCGAAAAATTCGCCCAATTTATTATCCTGCGGGAAAGCTATTCTTTTTATCAGACTCTACAGGAAAAATTACAATGGGCCGGGGCGAGAATTCATTATGATGGCAATCGTCATAATTAG
- a CDS encoding glycosyltransferase translates to MSPITPSISVNEPNPQAAIQTLSVVVPIYNEVDSIPHLVESIATILRSYQINYEIICVDDGSKDGSTEVLTNLAKNRDDLKAVILRRNYGQTPAMAAGFNYATGQVIVTLDGDLQNDPNDIPLLLAKLEEGYDLVSGWRKNRQDDKVKRLLPSKIANWLIAKVTGVKLHDYGCSLKAYRAELVADMNLYGELHRFLPALAFIEGAKITEIPVNHHARRFGQSKYGLGRTIRVIMDLFTVFFMKKFLTRPMHIFGFYGLLSMVVGIILGAYLTILKLGFGQDIGDRPLLILAVLFFLTGVQLLCFGLLAEILMRTYHESQKRPIYRVRTVVGDREFFSNQ, encoded by the coding sequence ATGTCCCCGATTACACCGTCCATCAGTGTCAACGAACCAAACCCGCAGGCTGCTATCCAGACTTTATCGGTAGTGGTTCCCATTTATAACGAAGTGGACAGTATCCCCCATCTCGTGGAGAGTATCGCCACGATTTTGCGTTCTTATCAAATTAACTACGAGATAATCTGTGTTGACGACGGTTCTAAGGACGGTTCCACCGAGGTTTTAACTAATTTAGCCAAAAATCGCGATGATCTCAAGGCGGTAATATTGCGACGCAACTACGGACAAACCCCCGCTATGGCTGCCGGATTTAATTATGCCACGGGACAGGTCATCGTTACCCTCGACGGCGATTTACAGAACGATCCCAATGATATACCCCTATTATTGGCCAAATTGGAGGAAGGTTATGACCTCGTGAGTGGCTGGCGCAAAAATCGCCAAGATGACAAGGTAAAACGGCTTTTACCCTCAAAAATAGCTAATTGGCTAATAGCAAAGGTAACAGGGGTCAAATTACACGACTACGGTTGTTCTTTGAAAGCCTATCGAGCCGAATTAGTCGCCGATATGAATCTCTACGGGGAATTACATCGCTTTTTACCCGCATTAGCTTTTATTGAAGGGGCAAAAATAACCGAAATTCCCGTTAATCACCACGCTAGACGGTTCGGACAGAGTAAATATGGTTTAGGTCGCACAATTCGCGTGATTATGGACTTATTTACTGTCTTTTTCATGAAAAAGTTCCTCACCCGTCCGATGCACATTTTTGGATTCTACGGACTGTTATCGATGGTAGTGGGGATTATTTTAGGCGCTTATCTGACTATTCTCAAACTCGGTTTCGGACAAGACATCGGCGATCGACCTTTGTTAATCCTAGCTGTGTTATTCTTTTTAACTGGGGTACAATTACTCTGTTTTGGTCTTTTAGCAGAAATTTTGATGCGAACTTACCATGAATCCCAAAAACGTCCTATCTACCGCGTTCGTACTGTTGTCGGGGATAGGGAATTTTTCAGTAATCAGTGA
- a CDS encoding DUF2499 domain-containing protein yields MNALSIPTWIVHVSSVVEWVAAIWLVWTYGDISSDRSWRMLSWGMLPALIGAMCACTWHFFDNISALSWLVTLQAAMTVLGNFTLCAAGWWLWRSSKISVNNE; encoded by the coding sequence ATGAATGCTTTATCAATACCGACGTGGATAGTTCATGTATCGAGTGTCGTAGAATGGGTAGCAGCGATCTGGTTAGTCTGGACCTATGGCGACATCAGTAGCGATCGATCGTGGCGAATGTTATCTTGGGGAATGTTACCCGCTTTAATTGGGGCAATGTGTGCCTGTACATGGCATTTTTTTGATAATATCAGTGCCTTATCCTGGTTAGTCACCCTACAGGCAGCCATGACGGTCTTAGGAAATTTTACCCTCTGTGCTGCCGGTTGGTGGCTGTGGCGTTCCAGTAAAATTAGCGTTAACAATGAATAA
- a CDS encoding carotenoid oxygenase family protein, producing MVLTPTIGEKSYNRQDWQKGYQSQPNEYDYEVEDIEGQIPPDLQGTVFKNGPGLLDIAGTAIAHPFDGDGMISAISFNHGRVHYRNRFVKTEGYLQEQKAGKPLYRGVFGTKKPGGIFGNAFDLRLKNIANTNVIYWGNKLLALWEAAEPHRLDAKTLDTIGLDYLDGILEKGDSFAAHPRIDPACIFDNHQPCLVNFAIKTGLSSAITLYEISPTGKLLRRHTHSIPGFCFIHDFVITPHYAIFFQNPVSYNPFPFLFGLKGAGECVINQLDKLTKIIIIPRDPNKGEVKVLETPSGFVFHHSNAFEQGEKIYIDSICYQSLPQLDSNSNFQSVDFDSLAPGHLWRFTLNLSENTVTRECILEHCCEFPSINPAKVGQDYRYLYIAATHHATGNAPLQAILKLDLLTGEKQLHSFAPRGFAGEPIFVPKPDGIAEDDGWLLVVTYDAANHRSNMVILDAKDITNSLAIIHLKHHIPHGLHGSWTRQCF from the coding sequence ATGGTATTAACTCCGACAATTGGCGAAAAATCCTATAATCGTCAGGATTGGCAAAAAGGCTATCAATCCCAACCTAACGAGTACGATTACGAGGTAGAAGACATCGAGGGGCAAATTCCCCCCGATTTACAGGGTACAGTCTTTAAAAATGGCCCCGGTTTACTCGATATCGCTGGCACTGCGATCGCTCATCCCTTCGATGGGGATGGTATGATCAGCGCGATTAGCTTCAATCATGGGCGCGTACATTATCGTAATCGTTTTGTGAAAACTGAGGGTTATCTCCAGGAACAGAAAGCGGGAAAACCCCTTTATCGCGGTGTTTTCGGCACGAAAAAACCGGGGGGAATTTTCGGCAATGCTTTTGATTTGCGTCTGAAAAATATTGCCAATACTAATGTTATCTACTGGGGTAATAAATTACTGGCACTTTGGGAAGCGGCCGAACCCCATCGCCTCGATGCTAAAACCCTTGATACTATTGGTTTAGACTATCTCGATGGTATCTTGGAAAAAGGCGATTCTTTTGCCGCTCATCCTCGCATCGATCCCGCTTGTATCTTCGATAATCATCAACCTTGTCTGGTAAATTTTGCCATTAAAACGGGTTTGTCGAGTGCCATTACTCTCTACGAAATTAGTCCCACGGGTAAGTTATTACGTCGTCATACCCACAGTATACCGGGCTTCTGTTTTATCCACGATTTTGTTATTACTCCCCACTACGCTATCTTTTTCCAAAACCCAGTTAGTTATAATCCTTTTCCTTTTCTTTTTGGGTTAAAAGGTGCGGGAGAATGCGTTATCAATCAACTGGACAAGTTAACTAAGATTATTATTATCCCCCGGGATCCTAACAAAGGAGAAGTGAAAGTTTTAGAAACTCCATCGGGTTTTGTGTTTCATCATAGCAATGCTTTTGAACAAGGGGAGAAAATTTATATCGATTCTATTTGTTATCAATCCTTACCACAACTGGATTCAAATAGCAATTTTCAATCGGTAGATTTTGATAGTTTAGCTCCCGGACATCTGTGGCGATTTACACTAAATTTATCAGAAAATACCGTTACAAGAGAATGTATTCTAGAGCATTGTTGTGAGTTTCCCAGCATTAATCCTGCAAAAGTTGGTCAAGATTACCGTTATTTATACATCGCTGCCACTCATCATGCCACCGGTAATGCTCCTTTGCAAGCAATCTTAAAACTGGACTTATTAACGGGAGAAAAACAATTACATTCTTTTGCTCCCCGGGGATTTGCAGGTGAGCCAATTTTTGTGCCTAAACCCGATGGAATTGCTGAAGATGATGGGTGGTTATTGGTAGTCACTTACGATGCGGCCAATCATCGATCGAATATGGTAATCTTAGATGCTAAAGATATCACTAATTCCCTAGCGATTATCCATCTTAAACATCATATTCCCCACGGGTTACACGGTAGTTGGACTAGACAATGTTTTTAA